Below is a genomic region from Thermodesulfovibrionales bacterium.
TCTATGACTTAATCGATCTTTTTCGTCTGGAAGCATCTCGGCAAAAGTTAATTTATGACCCTCTGGAATAAACACAGGATCATAACCAAACCCCAAATTACCTCTCGGCTCAAATATTATAT
It encodes:
- a CDS encoding non-canonical purine NTP pyrophosphatase, with protein sequence IIFEPRGNLGFGYDPVFIPEGHKLTFAEMLPDEKDRLSHRREALDKLKEYLLKYAELYKQNLL